In one Fusobacterium perfoetens ATCC 29250 genomic region, the following are encoded:
- a CDS encoding IclR family transcriptional regulator: MEKDSQYINSICRAIEVIELFSKLQVKYLGVSEISKHLGLHKTTTFRILKTLEYAGWIEQHQENSKYKLTTSILRASIGVRNNFDLKEIISTEMEKLSKKYNENIVLTTIIDKIGVWINMIKSTHVLSEDVESGYTVPLHIGATGKTLLAFKDDDFKNEFLEKNSLIIKETLGKKKLLEDIKIIYKNRFGISNSEVTEGVTAICVPILGAENELLYGLTISGPSTRFTEDILEKMKRDLLQISFHIENELKVFKNKV; this comes from the coding sequence ATGGAGAAAGATTCTCAATATATCAATTCTATATGTAGAGCTATAGAAGTTATAGAATTATTTTCTAAATTACAAGTTAAATATTTAGGAGTATCTGAAATTAGTAAACATTTAGGTTTACATAAAACAACTACTTTTAGAATTTTAAAAACTCTAGAATATGCTGGTTGGATAGAACAACATCAAGAAAATAGTAAATACAAATTAACTACAAGTATATTAAGAGCTTCTATTGGAGTTAGAAATAATTTCGACTTAAAAGAAATTATCTCAACTGAAATGGAGAAATTAAGTAAAAAATATAATGAAAATATTGTCTTAACAACTATTATTGATAAAATAGGGGTTTGGATTAATATGATTAAAAGTACTCATGTATTATCTGAAGACGTAGAATCTGGTTATACTGTTCCTTTGCATATAGGAGCTACTGGAAAAACTTTATTAGCGTTTAAAGATGATGATTTTAAAAATGAATTTCTTGAAAAAAATTCTCTCATTATCAAAGAAACTCTTGGAAAGAAAAAACTATTAGAAGATATTAAAATTATTTATAAAAATAGGTTTGGAATTTCTAATTCTGAGGTAACTGAGGGAGTAACTGCTATATGTGTTCCTATTTTAGGAGCTGAAAATGAACTTTTATATGGACTTACTATTTCTGGTCCTAGTACTCGTTTTACAGAAGATATTTTAGAAAAAATGAAGAGAGATTTACTTCAAATATCTTTTCATATAGAAAATGAATTAAAAGTTTTTAAAAATAAGGTATAA
- a CDS encoding response regulator transcription factor: protein MIKILIVEDEEIIRKGLINTIDWLSKDCTIIGEAINGKDGLEKIESLSPDLVITDIRMPVLDGLEMIREAMQQGKTFEKIILTSYGEFEYAKESINLGVVEYILKPIDEDILYEALDKVREKLSEKELLRKVEEVVDTKDDMEFFNIEFYFDNNIENKYVRKSLEKIKNYYYEKLNIKDLSEEFDVSTGYLSRKFKEEVGETFLDILNKYRIQKSIKLLMKEEYKLYEISEKVGFTDYKHFCTVFKKYLNVAPGDFLKQKLVLVKEEK, encoded by the coding sequence ATGATAAAGATATTAATAGTTGAAGATGAAGAAATAATAAGAAAAGGATTAATAAATACTATAGATTGGTTATCTAAAGATTGTACAATAATAGGTGAAGCTATAAATGGAAAAGATGGTTTAGAAAAAATAGAAAGTTTATCTCCAGATTTAGTAATTACTGATATAAGAATGCCTGTATTAGATGGATTAGAAATGATTAGAGAGGCCATGCAACAAGGAAAAACTTTTGAAAAAATTATATTGACTAGTTATGGAGAATTTGAATATGCTAAGGAAAGTATTAACTTAGGTGTAGTTGAGTATATTTTAAAACCTATAGATGAAGATATTTTATATGAAGCTTTAGATAAGGTTAGAGAAAAATTAAGTGAAAAAGAACTTTTGAGAAAAGTGGAAGAAGTAGTGGATACTAAAGATGATATGGAATTTTTTAATATTGAGTTTTATTTTGACAATAATATAGAAAATAAATATGTGAGAAAAAGTTTGGAAAAAATAAAAAATTATTATTATGAAAAATTAAATATAAAAGATTTATCAGAGGAATTTGATGTAAGTACAGGATATTTAAGTAGAAAATTTAAAGAAGAAGTTGGAGAAACTTTTTTAGATATTTTAAATAAATATAGAATCCAAAAATCTATAAAGCTTTTGATGAAAGAAGAATATAAATTATATGAAATTTCTGAAAAAGTCGGTTTTACTGACTATAAACATTTTTGTACTGTCTTTAAAAAATATCTTAATGTTGCTCCAGGAGATTTTTTAAAACAAAAATTAGTTTTAGTAAAGGAAGAAAAATAA